One Nitrospirota bacterium genomic window, ACCGGGGTGAGGTAAGATGGTACAAGTTCAAGATTCCCGATAAAAAACGCCCTGTAGTTATTTTAACAAGGAACTCTGTATTGGAATATTTGGGGGAGGTAACAGTCGCACCAATAACCACCACCATCAGAGACATACCAAGCGAAGTGCTGTTATCAAAAAAAGATGGGATGCACACTGATTGTGCTGTTAACTGTGATCACATTCAGACAGTTTCAAAAGAAAGGATCGGATCGTTAATTACTACCTTATCAAAAGAGAAGTTGTTTGAATTACGTAACGCAATATATTTTTCTCTGAATATGTAGATTATAGAATTACTCACAGAGGGAGAGGAAATCTTCCTCCCCCTCCAATATGATGGACATTGTGAGTGGGTTTATTATCGGAACTGTTATTACGGCACAGTTATCAACCTGTACTTATTATTGTTGCTCTCATTTGTCTCAGCCACTACCGCATCTGCGTCTGCCCTCCCAATGATATAGTATGTACCGCTTAATGTACCTGCTGCAATGGTTACAGAAGTGCCTCCGGAATCTGTTGCCCCTGCACCAAGAAAGGGTATTGACCTGCTGCCGAGCAATGTATCTCCTGTGTCATAAGTCGTATTTGTAGAAAAATAAAATTTAGTTGTTGATGCCGCAGCAGTACTACCGCCGATGTTCTTTGTTGTTTCAGAGATTGTTATCGTAGCTCCTGCGCTTGCTGTATTGGGGGCGGACAGGATAGAGACTATCAGGTCAGGGAGTATGTTAATAGCCCTTACCTTTTTATTATTCCCCTCATAAGTCTCAGCAACAACACTATCTGCATCAGACCATGCTATGATGAAATATTTGCCGGTTGCCGTACCGGCAGGGATTGTTACGGAAGTGGTTCCAGAACTTATTGCACCGGATGTAATGGACGGCACTGCCCTGCTTCCAAGCAGTGTATCACCTGAATCTAATATGGTGTCAGCAGACAAGTAAAACTTTGTAGTTGAGGCACCTGCTGTACATCCGCCAATGTTCTTTGTGGTATCACCTACACTTATGGTTTTACCTGCACCTGCATTTAACGGGGCTGTGAGTACCGGAATAATGAGGTCAGGGCCTACCTTGATAATTCTGTTCCTTTTATTGTTGTTCTCATTGGATTCAGCAACAACCCCGTCTGCATCTGCCTTTGATATGATGTAGAATGTTGTCATACCTGAACATGTTAAGGGTGAAGGTACAGTCACTGACGTACTCCCTGAACTTATTGCACCTGCGGCAAGGGAAGGGACAGACCTGGTTCCAAGCAGGACATCACTATTATCCAGAAATGCATTGGCAGACCAGTAGAACTTTGTAGTTGAGGCGCCTGCATCGGCAGTACCCTGATTCTTTGTAGTATCAGATAGCAAGATGGACTGACCGGGGAGTGTTGTCCATGGGGTTGTCAGGATAGTGACTATTAAATCAGGAATACAACCCTCATCTATCTGTCCATTGCAATTTTCATCAATACCATTACAGACCTCGACAGCGTCAGGATTTACTGATGCACTGCTGTCGTTGCAGTCAGCACTGTTTGTTACATATCCGAACGGTTGTGTACAAGACTGAATAGTATCAACGGCATTACCATACGTGTCACCATCCAGATCATGATAGTAGGTATGCTGAATACATGTAGCAACAAAATCCTGAGCAGATACATCAGCACCGGCTAAGGTAACTGACCGGCTTGGAGGCGTAAAATTATAGTTGCTCATGGATGGTGTAACTGTATAGCTGCCATCTGCAAGATTTGTGAAGCTGTATGTACCATCCGTTGCCGTGGTCGTCGTGGATGAGGAATCGCCGGTGAGGTTCATGTTTACACTCTCAAGCCCAACTCCGTTTTCTGTTATACTACCAGTTATTGAGTGAATTAAGTTCCCACGTACTGGCCACACATAGTTGTTGTTTGTCCTAACAGCACCGCTCACGTTACCATCAAATATATTGACTGTATATGCAAAGTTCGTCGAGTAGCCAGCGCCGGAAGTAGACGACCAATAGGCACAATAGCAGCCAGGTTGCACACTCAGGAATGGATGACCTGATGGCAGAGCAGGATTACGTTGTGAGAAATCAGTAAGGCTATGTAGCTCTTTCCTGTTTGGAAGGCGCCAGTCTGTGTAACCGCATAAACTCAGCCCATTACTAAAATCTAACGATTGTTGCCATGACATAGCAAACCCGGAAAGATTAACATTCTTTGCCCACATCAGGCCAGTCAGATTGTCTGTCACACAGTCCCCACTAATAGTGAACCTTGTACTTGGCCAAGCTGCCCCTGCCTGAATATCTCCATCGTCTCCCGGTACATAACTGGTAGTTTGACCTGTCTTCCATAATTCTACCAAACCCAATTGTCCGGAACGTACTGGCCACATCCAGTTTTTGAATAACTTACCGGAGTTGAACACATTTGGCTGGTCCAAACCAACGGCCCACGCGCCAGAAGTTCTAAAAGCTAGGGAAGTGGACGACCAGTAGTAAATATTAGAAGGCACATTGCTGAATCCCTGCGTGTTTAGCCATGCGGCCGAATTGTTTTGTTCTGAATTGATTAGGCTCTCAAGCTCATTCACATTGGATAAGCGCCAGTCGGTATAACCGA contains:
- a CDS encoding type II toxin-antitoxin system PemK/MazF family toxin, yielding MNRGEVRWYKFKIPDKKRPVVILTRNSVLEYLGEVTVAPITTTIRDIPSEVLLSKKDGMHTDCAVNCDHIQTVSKERIGSLITTLSKEKLFELRNAIYFSLNM
- a CDS encoding DUF1566 domain-containing protein; protein product: MLKTKQVILMTVLFILFLPVFVHAGGGVVDLPKTGQTTCYDSIDGTAIPCAGTGQDGDIQAGVAWPSPRFTNNGDGTVTDNLTGLMWTQDGNAPGPFSCSPTADKTWQGALDYVACLNSNSYLGYTDWRLSNVNELESLINSEQNNSAAWLNTQGFSNVPSNIYYWSSTSLAFRTSGAWAVGLDQPNVFNSGKLFKNWMWPVRSGQLGLVELWKTGQTTSYVPGDDGDIQAGAAWPSTRFTISGDCVTDNLTGLMWAKNVNLSGFAMSWQQSLDFSNGLSLCGYTDWRLPNRKELHSLTDFSQRNPALPSGHPFLSVQPGCYCAYWSSTSGAGYSTNFAYTVNIFDGNVSGAVRTNNNYVWPVRGNLIHSITGSITENGVGLESVNMNLTGDSSSTTTTATDGTYSFTNLADGSYTVTPSMSNYNFTPPSRSVTLAGADVSAQDFVATCIQHTYYHDLDGDTYGNAVDTIQSCTQPFGYVTNSADCNDSSASVNPDAVEVCNGIDENCNGQIDEGCIPDLIVTILTTPWTTLPGQSILLSDTTKNQGTADAGASTTKFYWSANAFLDNSDVLLGTRSVPSLAAGAISSGSTSVTVPSPLTCSGMTTFYIISKADADGVVAESNENNNKRNRIIKVGPDLIIPVLTAPLNAGAGKTISVGDTTKNIGGCTAGASTTKFYLSADTILDSGDTLLGSRAVPSITSGAISSGTTSVTIPAGTATGKYFIIAWSDADSVVAETYEGNNKKVRAINILPDLIVSILSAPNTASAGATITISETTKNIGGSTAAASTTKFYFSTNTTYDTGDTLLGSRSIPFLGAGATDSGGTSVTIAAGTLSGTYYIIGRADADAVVAETNESNNNKYRLITVP